The genomic window AGAAATCGGCAGCGCCTGCTCCGCGCGGCCCAGGGACAACAGCGTCCACGCCAGTGAGTTGAGCGTTTCGGCATGGTCCGGGTCTATCTTGAGGGCGGCATAGAGGTCCGGCAGGCTTTCCTCATATTTGCCCACATAATAGAGCGACAAGGCCCGGTCCCGATAAACGTCCGGGTCCTCTGTCTCCAGTTCAAGGGCCAGCGTGTAGTCCGCAACGGCGGCCTCATAGTCCTCCCGGTACTGATGAAGGAAACCACGCACGTAGTAGGTGATGTAATCGTCCGGCTCCAGACGAATGGCCTCGTCATAGTCGGCAAACGCCTGCTCGTGATTGTCTGTCTCTGAGTGCCCCTGACCGCGGTTGTGGAAAGCCATCGACAGGTCTTCGTTGCTCAGTCCATCCCGATTTTCGATCAGCCAGCCGCACCCTTCAATCTGCCGGGCTGTATCGCCGGACCGGCAGTCTTCAAAGGCCTGATCCCGTGCGGAGTTGCCTTGCTCAAACAGCGTGGACTCAAGAAAGGTCGGGGCAAATGTCGGCGCGAAATAGCCC from Candidatus Phaeomarinobacter ectocarpi includes these protein-coding regions:
- a CDS encoding tetratricopeptide repeat protein, with translation MRNLLTWIGTIGFLGAVGYFAPTFAPTFLESTLFEQGNSARDQAFEDCRSGDTARQIEGCGWLIENRDGLSNEDLSMAFHNRGQGHSETDNHEQAFADYDEAIRLEPDDYITYYVRGFLHQYREDYEAAVADYTLALELETEDPDVYRDRALSLYYVGKYEESLPDLYAALKIDPDHAETLNSLAWTLLSLGRAEQALPISAKSLEEDGEKSANSLDTYAHIMAELGRKQEALEYFVKAARMGDTYYVRQIQHALSAKGFLSSPPDGVMTGRTREALKACIAQNCQLQLTEPDTGS